The Streptomyces fungicidicus nucleotide sequence TCAGGGGGCGGGGTGCGGGTCCTTGGCTCATGACGTGGCCAACTGCCGCCCCACGCGGATCATTCCGTGGGGGTAGGGACAGAATCAGGCCAAAGTCGCCGCCGCAGTAGAGGAGTTGGGGCTGTGCTCGGCGAGGGCCGGTGGACGCCGGTGCCGTTCGGGGTGACCCGGGCCGGTCAGGGGCCGTCCGGGGCCAGTAGCTGGGCGCGGAGGGTGTCGTGGGCCCAGCGCTGCCACTTGGCGGGGGGCCAGGCGCGGTCGCGGGTGAGGACCAGGAAGAGTTCCGGGCTGAGGACGGCGTAGAGGATGTCCGCCGCCTCGTCGGCGGGGAGGGCCGGGCGGGCGCCCGGTTTCCCGGTCAGGGACTTCGCCGCCGTGGAGAGCACCTCGTAGCGGGGGTCCGTCTCGTCCGGCCACAGGCCCCTGATCTCCGGGTCGGTGGCCGCCGCGGCGCTGACCATCTCGGCGATGGCCGCCACGCGTTCGAGCGTCCCGCGGGTGCCGGAGACCAGGGCGGTCAGCGCTGACCCGGCGGTGGGCGCCGAGGTGACCTCCGCGAACCAGGGGCGGTCCATGGTCGGCACCGGGTCGTCGTCGCCGGCGATCGCGACGTCGACGAGCTCCTTGAGCAGGGTGGGCTTGTTGCGGAACACGAAGTAGATCGTCTGCACCGCGACGCCCGCGCGGTCGGCGATCTCCTGCAGCTTGGTCGCCCCGTAGCCCTGCTCGACGAAGAGCGCGCCCGCCGCCTCGATGATCCGCCGACGCGTCTTTTGGGCCTTGGCGCCCCTTTTCCCCTTGCCCTCAGCCATGAATGGAGTCTATATCTAGAAGTGCACTCTAGAGTTGGACTCTAGCGAAGGGGAGATGAGCCGTGCGCGCCATCGCGAACCGTCAGCAGGCAGAGGCATGGAACGACTGGGAGGGCAGGCACTGGGCCGAACATCCGGAGCGCTACAACGGGATGCTGGAGGCGTTCAACGCGCCCCTGTTCGACGCGGCGGGCGTCGCGGCCGGCGACCGCGTCCTCGACGTCGGCTGCGGCACCGGGCAGACGACGCTGATCGCCGCGCGGCGGGCGTACGACGGAAGCGTCCTGGGGGTCGACCTGTCGGCGCCGATGCTGGAGCGGGCCCGCCGGGACGCCGTCGCGGAAGGCGTCGGCAACGTCGGCTTCGAGCAGGGGGACGCCCAGGTGCACCCGCTCCCCGGGCAGGAGTTCGACGTCGTCCTGAGCCGGGGCGGGGTGATGTTCTTCACCGATCCC carries:
- a CDS encoding TetR/AcrR family transcriptional regulator; the encoded protein is MAEGKGKRGAKAQKTRRRIIEAAGALFVEQGYGATKLQEIADRAGVAVQTIYFVFRNKPTLLKELVDVAIAGDDDPVPTMDRPWFAEVTSAPTAGSALTALVSGTRGTLERVAAIAEMVSAAAATDPEIRGLWPDETDPRYEVLSTAAKSLTGKPGARPALPADEAADILYAVLSPELFLVLTRDRAWPPAKWQRWAHDTLRAQLLAPDGP